In Bombus terrestris chromosome 13, iyBomTerr1.2, whole genome shotgun sequence, the DNA window CTAAACTCCTATTACAACCGTCCTTTTCCCGCTTCATTTTAATGTATGCGTAATCATTAGCTCGCGACTCCGGGCTTCAACTTTGGTCCCTCGTATCACCAGAATTTTTTACCCGTCTGAAAGTGTGCTGATTGGCGTTTGAAACTGCCCTGGGCTAGATGTTCCAGTTGCAAAACTGTTGTGTCCGCTAACACACGACTCAGTATACGCGGCAAAGAGTTTAATTTACGGTACTCTCAAGTGTCATTGTTTCCAGTTTTTAAGGTACAAGATGACGAAAGCTAGGTTCTCACGAGATTGCAATTATCGTATTACTGCTTCTTCTCTAGAGAAATGAGGAAACAGTTACAGTTTAAGTGGCCTACCTGGCGTGACGAAGTCTTTTTGATGCATTTTTTTAGAGTTTTAACGTTTTAAAACcctaatttttaatatcagcGAAATCATTAGCTTTGATACGAATCGTCGCGCTGATAGAAATCTAAGCATCCCAACATTTCTCATAACTTTTCAAGGTCGTTAAATAAGCCGATAAGAAGCGCTGTGCCTCGCGAATAATATACAAGTACGTTTCTGATCTTCGCGACAAGCGGATGCTGACAGAAGCAGCGAAGTGAAACAGATTTAAAGGAAATTGCTGTATCGCGGAGTAAGAGTAACGTTTCGTATACATTAGTGTGACATTCAAAGAGACTAGAATTAATTTGCGACTGTACGAAAAAGAGGAATGTGTTCTCTATCGTGCTGGAATAACTAATTAAATGTAAGTatgatttttcatattttactttCCTCTTATTCAATAGACTAAACTCCAAATGCGTTTCcctcaaaatgatatttttgtaattgaCAGTCGCGATATAGTAGAGTTTTATTTATCCGTTTTCTATACTTTAATGCCCGAATACTCATTATCCGTGTCTTAATATGCAAATCTTAATATCCGAATGTTCTATTATCGCAACATAGTATTTCTCAATAATATATACCCTTTtccgtttatttattatttcctttagTCGATCGAGTGAATTACGATCGTAAGAACTTAATATGAATTCAATGGCGTTCTAACTATCGAAAGAAAATACGACATGATTAAAACAGACAAAAGTGAATGTTGATTGTGATGAATTTGAAAGATATCAATTGTCGATATTCTGCATGACCTTTTCTTAAACATGTTATCGCCACCGGGCCTTATTTTCCGAGTTATTTGCGCAGTTCAATGCAATTTATGATCATACAAAAATGCGTACCATCTATGTACCAGAATGAAGTGTGATAGAAACCAAATTTAATTGAAGATTTTTACGAATATCTCGTAAACGAAGGCCGAGCGACGGTTACGTGTATCGGAAAGATTTATTCAGAATGTTAACTATGACAACATATTTCAAACTCGTTCAAGAAATTTGCATAATCACTGTAAAAAAGACATGCTGTTGGAAAAACGACAATCGCAGACATTGTACTTAGATATTGTAAGTAAAAAACATGATGTTGAGAAATATTCAAATCGCGTAGATTATACCGAGAGTAGCAACGATAGAAAAACATTCATCACATGAACGttataaaatgtttctattGCGATAAAGACACGATGATAATAGCGATTTTACAAAAATGGAAACTGCAAACGAAAATTGTAACAAAGATTACTATCTCGCATCGGATAATTCGTGGCATTTTTGTGgttatttttgttaaaagaattataacttaatagtcaAAAATATACGGCATCCATAAATATTCCAAGAAACTATCGATTAATTGgtatttgaataaatgaaatttcatgtcagaaaaattattttattacctgaaaattcgtttcgtttccgTATTAGCCGCGATAAGGGGAACCCCACTGTATGTTGAAAACTATTTGACGGAGCAACTTGAAGTTCTGTGGACATATTCGATAGATAGGCATAGTTCCCGTCCGAACTATCGAGTTAATATCTGCAAAGTTCAGTGACCCATCGACAGGATATGAAAAGAGACAAaggagtgcttaaaggagaaagacgaattaaatGCCAATCGTTAACCGAGAGTCGAGTTGTGAGGAGTTAATTATTTGCGAGTCGAAAGAAAGTTGCCGAATTGTTATGAGTTGTAAACTATTAGTTGTGAGTTCTGAGTTATCAATTTATTTGTCTTAGTTATATCACATTATCGTACTTAGTTCACGTTATATAACCattgtttcctgtttaatccactGTAAATAGATGCATCtatcaataaatttatcatGTAGGATAGAAATTATtggaaatcctaatttctaatacttctgaataaataatcctatatcatttattataattatgattatattacatgcatatataatacataaatttatatgtttttcAGATTGCCGAACTTTGTCCTCTATCGTCGAGAGATTGAATAACGATAAGATAAAATGgcatttgaaattttatgctACGTGACAGTGGTGTTCATTGCgctgtattattattttacggCAAAATTCAACTTTTGGAAGGATCGTTCAGTTCGAGGTCCAAAACCTATACCAGTGTTTGGCAATATCTTCTGGCCGATGATTGGCAAGATATCGATTGCAGAATACTTGCAGAAGCTGCATAACGAATATAAAGACGAACCCATGATCGGGTTATTCGTACGAAGAACACCTCATCTTGTTATACAGGACCCTGAGCTTATTAAAGACGTTCTTATCAAAGACTTTTCTAAATTCGCGAATCGCGGATTCTTGAAGCAAGAAATAGTAAGTGAACGCATGGAAAAGTGTTTATGTTTCAACGTGTTAAATCAAAGTCTCTACTAACAGTAGGAATTATTATACACAGTAAGCAACTATTAGAATAGACTAACAAACAAACTAGAAGATAAGCTGATAACCAGCGCATCTAGCGAATGAaagtttatgtatttttatgttcttttatttaatatctcTTGCTTagataattattcttttaataagCGATAcaagatataacaaataacgataaataatataataagttcCACATATTCCAAATATATAACATTCCGAATATTGTGAATTCGTTCAATGGTTACAGGCGGAACCACTCTCCCAGCACCTCTTCTCTTTAGAAGTAGAAAGATGGAGGCCATTAAGAATGCAACTTTCCCCGGTATTTACGTCTGGCAAACTCAAAGGAATCTTCTCTCTGATTTTCGAATGTGCTAAACGTATCGAGAGCTATTTAGATATATTGATAGCGAAAGGAGAGCCTATCGAGGTGCGAGAACTTGCGGCCAAGTATACTACCGACGTAATAGGCAGCTGTGCCTTTGGGATTGAGATGAATTCGTTGTCGGATAAGGAAAGCGAATTTCGCCGAATGGGCAAAGAAATCTTTGCTACACACTGGAAGGCGGTCCTGAAATTCAGGATGAAAGAGTGCATGGGAGAGTTGTACGATTTACTTGGTTATATCCTTCCGGCGGACAAAGTGAACGTATTCATTGAGAGGATCACCATCGAAACGTTGAACTACAGGAAAGAGCACAACATCGTTAGGCAGGATTTCATGAATACGTTGTTGGAACTTCGGAACAACCCCGAAAAAATAAAGGATATTAGTAAGTTTTTAGCAAAGACTATTATTCGTCCTATAAATTATTGTACGTAcgcctactgacaaaaattaagaaacattATGAGCGCTTGGAAAATGCTGT includes these proteins:
- the LOC100648029 gene encoding probable cytochrome P450 6a14 — encoded protein: MAFEILCYVTVVFIALYYYFTAKFNFWKDRSVRGPKPIPVFGNIFWPMIGKISIAEYLQKLHNEYKDEPMIGLFVRRTPHLVIQDPELIKDVLIKDFSKFANRGFLKQEIAEPLSQHLFSLEVERWRPLRMQLSPVFTSGKLKGIFSLIFECAKRIESYLDILIAKGEPIEVRELAAKYTTDVIGSCAFGIEMNSLSDKESEFRRMGKEIFATHWKAVLKFRMKECMGELYDLLGYILPADKVNVFIERITIETLNYRKEHNIVRQDFMNTLLELRNNPEKIKDIKLTDTLLAAQAFVFFAAGFETSSMTISNALYELALNQELQKKLREEIKEFDTKNSGDWKYETIKQMTYLDKVFKETLRKYPPLAFISRETTDNYTFSNTKVSLEKCMRVWIPVFSIHRDPNIYSDPDKFDPERFSKEAVDARHPMHYLPFGHGPRNCIGARFAIYQTKIGLIKILHNYEVHVCEKTPIPYELNPFAFIICPKGGLYLKIIKSKN